Proteins encoded in a region of the Zea mays cultivar B73 chromosome 2, Zm-B73-REFERENCE-NAM-5.0, whole genome shotgun sequence genome:
- the LOC103648451 gene encoding RING-H2 finger protein ATL67: protein MHARVETDHQFSHHLKLISSATAPKLISRSMSPLLANMVLKFCKTIQQYSSAGVLGCFFGAAHTPIRFGRPMVARTAVVSSSVRTMERSTVRSGRPSVSSTTARPQLSNLGLGYSIAIALGFLILFASFLLAFYFCFGRGGDYWAGEAVTTASSSGHLSITVPRVLFVAEGSESPEDDAYPSSSAAAACSPVGLDAAAIASYPKVAFSSKAAEADAMCSICLSEYRDGETLRVMPECRHGFHVACLDAWLSRSASCPVCRSSQVLPRFLSFAVFGS, encoded by the coding sequence ATGCATGCGCGAGTTGAAACTGACCACCAGTTCAGCCACCATTTGAAACTAATCAGTTCAGCCACCGCGCCAAAGCTTATAAGCCGCTCCATGTCTCCTTTACTAGCCAATATGGTACTAAAGTTTTGCAAGACAATACAACAATACAGCAGTGCAGGCGTTTTGGGCTGCTTTTTTGGTGCGGCCCATACTCCAATTAGGTTTGGGCGGCCCATGGTCGCGCGCACAGCAGTCGTTTCTTCCTCCGTCCGCACGATGGAGCGCTCAACCGTCCGTTCCGGCCGCCCCTCGGTCAGCTCCACGACGGCACGACCTCAGCTCTCCAACCTGGGCCTCGGCTACTCCATCGCCATCGCGCTCGGCTTCCTCATCCTGTTTGCCTCCTTCCTGCTGGCTTTCTACTTCTGCTTCGGCCGCGGCGGGGACTACTGGGCCGGGGAAGCAGTCACCACGGCGTCCAGCTCTGGCCACCTCTCCATCACCGTCCCGCGCGTGCTCTTCGTCGCGGAGGGGTCCGAGTCCCCCGAAGACGACGCTTacccctcctcctccgccgccgcgGCCTGCTCCCCCGtcgggctcgacgcggccgccatcGCTTCCTACCCCAAGGTCGCCTTCTCCAGCAAGGCCGCCGAGGCTGACGCCATGTGCTCCATCTGCCTCAGCGAGTACAGGGACGGCGAGACGCTGCGCGTGATGCCCGAGTGCAGGCACGGCTTCCACGTCGCGTGCCTCGACGCCTGGCTGAGCCGGAGCGCGTCCTGCCCCGTCTGCAGGTCCTCTCAGGTCCTTCCCCGTTTTCTCTCCTTTGCAGTTTTTGGTTCCTGA